In a single window of the Antedon mediterranea chromosome 1, ecAntMedi1.1, whole genome shotgun sequence genome:
- the LOC140044290 gene encoding histidine protein methyltransferase 1 homolog, translating to MRCKHEVMAEFRFDFVVKDNDVETDYPLETLKTAAVPESTTSAIGHKTSSKSAEELIVDLSAVEDQINPDDIDVIQVGDIDIKYINSTGIEEEIRIEECERDNKITNSDNLAKAILNRSDLISGVYEGGLKVWECSLDLANFLAQEITSCEHLDVLELGCGAGIPGLYLMAQGALVHFQDYNSEVLERLTVPNVIMNQQNRDDQKGVKNKKENQIKQSCRYFIGDWSDMTDVLKTNNIPNKYDVILTSETIYNVSYYERLHDLFSASLKPAGCVYVAAKTHYFGVGGGTRVFEEFVIKKQMFNISCCWKNNEGLQREILKLEFKT from the exons ATGAGATGTAAACACGAAGTGATGGCAGAATTTCGGTTTGATTTTGTAGTTAAAGATAACGATGTTGAGACTGATTACCCATTAGAAACGCTGAAAA CTGCAGCTGTTCCCGAAAGTACTACTTCAGCAATAGGGCATAAAACATCATCAAAAAGTGCAGAAGAGCTCATCGTTGATCTGTCAGCTGTGGAAGACCAG attaACCCTGATGACATTGATGTTATTCAAGTTGGAGATATTGATATCAAATACATAAATTCAACAGGGATAGAAGAAGAGATCAGGATAGAGGAGTGTGAAAGGGATAATAAAATCACCAATTCAGACAATTTGGCAAAAGCCATTTTAAACCGTTCAGATTTAATCAGTGGGGTTTATGAAG GTGGATTGAAAGTATGGGAGTGCTCTTTAGATCTTGCCAATTTCCTAGCACAAGAAATCACATCATGTGAACATCTTGACGTCCTGGAGTTAGGATGTGGAGCTGGTATCCCAGGGTTATATCTTATGGCACAGGGTGCTCTAGTACATTTTCAAGATTAT AATTCCGAAGTACTGGAGCGATTAACTGTGCCAAACGTGATTATGAATCAACAGAATAGAGACGATCAAAAAGGAgttaaaaataagaaagaaaatcaaataaaacaatcTTGTCGTTATTTCATTGGTGACTGGTCCGATATGACAGATGTCCTAAAAACCAACAATATACCCAACAA GTATGACGTAATACTGACATCTGAAACAATTTATAATGTGTCTTACTATGAACGCCTTCATGATCTATTCTCAGCTTCATTAAAACCAGCAGGCTGTGT ATATGTAGCAGCAAAGACACACTACTTTGGAGTAGGTGGTGGCACCAGAGTCTTTGAAGAATTTGTTATCAAAAAGCAAATGTTTAACATTAGTTGTTGTTGGAAAAATAATGAAG GTTTACAAcgtgaaattttaaaattggaATTCAAAACATAG
- the LOC140044385 gene encoding pyridoxine/pyridoxamine 5'-phosphate oxidase-like isoform X1 yields MMKFDLMFLFRGFILKRLISPVPKCLVNSTSHFWSMSGIINDINNVEVANMRTAYKSEHEAFLECHLSSKDPIQQFDAWFKEACNNDKIEEGNKMTIATATKEGRPSARMVLLKGYCREGFKFYTNFNSRKGKELKENPYASLVFYWEPLNKQVRIDGKVRRLSEEESCKYFHSRPRCSQIGATVSNQSQPISSRDVLIKKQEELELKYQDESKLIPKPDFWGGYIVIPDQIEFWQGQSNRIHDRIVFRKLRENETVDQVLLHNGEGDWVYERQQP; encoded by the exons ATGATGAAGTTTG atttGATGTTTCTATTCAgaggttttattttaaaacgtcTTATCAGTCCGGTGCCAAAGTGTCTTGTAAATAGCACGTCTCACTTTTGGAGTATGTCGGGCATAATTAACGACATAAACAATGTAGAAGTGGCTAATATGAGGACGGCATACAAAAGCGAACATGAAGCGTTTTTGGAATGTCATCTTTCTAGCAAAGATCCCATTCAACAATTCGACGCTTGGTTTAAGGAAGCATGCAATAATGACAAGATTGAAGAAGGAAATAAAATGACCATTGCCACAGCTACAAA AGAAGGTAGACCATCAGCCCGAATGGTACTTTTGAAGGGCTACTGCAGGGAAGGTTTCAAGTTCTATACAAACTTTAACAGTCGCAAAGGGAAAGAACTT AAAGAGAATCCATATGCATCTTTAGTGTTTTATTGGGAACCTTTAAACAAGCAG GTTCGGATTGACGGAAAAGTGAGGAGGTTGTCTGAGGAGGAGTCGTGTAAATACTTCCATTCAAGACCAAGATGTAGTCAAATAGGTGCAACTGTTAGCAATCAAAGCCAACCAATCAGCAGCAGAGAT gtactAATTAAAAAACAGGAAGAATTGGAATTGAAATACCAAGATGAAAGTAAACTTATACCAAAGCCTGATTTCTG GGGAGGGTATATAGTGATTCCAGATCAAATTGAATTTTGGCAAGGTCAAAGCAATCGAATCCACGACAGGATCGTCTTTAGAAAGCTCAGAGAAAATGAAACAGTAGATCAAGTACTATTACATAATGGAGAAGGTGATTGGGTATATGAACGACAACAACCCTAG
- the LOC140044385 gene encoding pyridoxine/pyridoxamine 5'-phosphate oxidase-like isoform X2 yields the protein MFLFRGFILKRLISPVPKCLVNSTSHFWSMSGIINDINNVEVANMRTAYKSEHEAFLECHLSSKDPIQQFDAWFKEACNNDKIEEGNKMTIATATKEGRPSARMVLLKGYCREGFKFYTNFNSRKGKELKENPYASLVFYWEPLNKQVRIDGKVRRLSEEESCKYFHSRPRCSQIGATVSNQSQPISSRDVLIKKQEELELKYQDESKLIPKPDFWGGYIVIPDQIEFWQGQSNRIHDRIVFRKLRENETVDQVLLHNGEGDWVYERQQP from the exons ATGTTTCTATTCAgaggttttattttaaaacgtcTTATCAGTCCGGTGCCAAAGTGTCTTGTAAATAGCACGTCTCACTTTTGGAGTATGTCGGGCATAATTAACGACATAAACAATGTAGAAGTGGCTAATATGAGGACGGCATACAAAAGCGAACATGAAGCGTTTTTGGAATGTCATCTTTCTAGCAAAGATCCCATTCAACAATTCGACGCTTGGTTTAAGGAAGCATGCAATAATGACAAGATTGAAGAAGGAAATAAAATGACCATTGCCACAGCTACAAA AGAAGGTAGACCATCAGCCCGAATGGTACTTTTGAAGGGCTACTGCAGGGAAGGTTTCAAGTTCTATACAAACTTTAACAGTCGCAAAGGGAAAGAACTT AAAGAGAATCCATATGCATCTTTAGTGTTTTATTGGGAACCTTTAAACAAGCAG GTTCGGATTGACGGAAAAGTGAGGAGGTTGTCTGAGGAGGAGTCGTGTAAATACTTCCATTCAAGACCAAGATGTAGTCAAATAGGTGCAACTGTTAGCAATCAAAGCCAACCAATCAGCAGCAGAGAT gtactAATTAAAAAACAGGAAGAATTGGAATTGAAATACCAAGATGAAAGTAAACTTATACCAAAGCCTGATTTCTG GGGAGGGTATATAGTGATTCCAGATCAAATTGAATTTTGGCAAGGTCAAAGCAATCGAATCCACGACAGGATCGTCTTTAGAAAGCTCAGAGAAAATGAAACAGTAGATCAAGTACTATTACATAATGGAGAAGGTGATTGGGTATATGAACGACAACAACCCTAG
- the LOC140044579 gene encoding uncharacterized protein yields MAKKNRSSTILKLFIIIVIKQTVADSISDKYNQGNFVHKSDLLRNFSSRFVPEFLSTMAPLPTIASPEELRELHKDNADAPSTEECRTDICWSDPTDDLKGDFMWNTTTAGSYAYLPCPNGVWPFYHPSSMAYRPCIPPPQGFLIRRMPFSLNSTWGAAVTDMCRWHSNITLVLEELQDSLESSLQTMNRREVGNTTEVIVYLKTVESLIRNETLLTEEDVKVTAAIVELVQSYGMAEVFDLMPSVGDLLVFIASNILDIPLDILHKSQDATLSLANSLEKYTEAVIFPQNSEKIEHYSANLMIELNQPKGSGWFNLPRQFSFSSSACGDGDSEGTTVLTIEVTDWEPKSFKFYGDTDRMNTKSSSGSTVVRSAVIVYYTTKFFIPVTGDVTPVSDNVMVYVHAFADDKAVDSLTEPIYVTFHHLVENHDLYERPSFQCAAGDITPLNVTISDLEFTPVSLSWSEAECHLNYTNATFTRCLCHDLDLISLIEELIPPTKKPTEAPSGSFDWLGFPYTKGIAIVSYIGYILSTISLILTIMTYAIYRNLRRGRPTLILVNLSVSVLLLLLVLVISSTMTSGIRGCRVANFLRSYFILVSMMWNGVEAVNLYLALVKVFTQYTSHFVLRSGIIAWGLPLFIVSTPFLLSMECYDGTYSNCAFTCTLRRKTFYWVFVFPMALIVIFNATVFGLVLKVIKDKAQHDSMYQVVNQLRGAVALFVLLGLTWVFGAAAIINYNSVNTPLQVTQIVCQALFVIGLTFQGFFIFVFHCARYKDVREQWKISLSCLNVKNHLRKRRHNRQKRKSSDSQASTSDLVSSATMQFTMMDTSL; encoded by the exons ATGGCCAAAAAGAACCGTTCATcaactattttaaaactatttattataattgtcaTAAAACAAACTGTAGCAGATAGCATATCAGATAAATATAATCAAGGTAATTTTGTTCACAAATCTGACTTGCTGAGAAACTTCTCTTCACGATTCGTTCCTGAGTTCCTATCAACCATGGCGCCCTTGCCAACAATTGCCAGTCCTGAAGAACTCAGAGAATTACATAAGGACAATGCGGATGCTCCCTCAACAGAAGAATGCAGGACAG ATATCTGCTGGAGTGACCCAACCGATGATTTGAAGGGTGATTTTATGTGGAATACAACTACTGCGGGAAGTTATGCTTACCTTCCCTGTCCCAATGGTGTATGGCCATTCTACCATCCTAGCTCCATGGCATACAGGCCGTGCATTCCTCCACCGCAGGGTTTTTTAATTAGACGGATGCCGTTTTCTCTTAACTCTACATGGGGAGCAGCAGTCACTGACATGTGTAGATGGCACTCGAACATCACACTGGTACTTGAAGAGTTACAGGACAGTCTCGAATCATCTCTACAGACAATG AACAGACGTGAAGTAGGAAACACAACAGAAGTAATTGTGTATTTAAAGACCGTCGAATCTTTAATCAGAAACGAAACTTTGCTGACTGAGGAAGATGTGAAAGTTACGGCAGCCATCGTCGAACTTGTACAAAGCTACGGGATGGCCGAAGTGTTTGACCTGATGCCTTCAGTCGGTGACCTACTGGTTTTTATTGCAAGTAATATCCTAGATATTCCATTGGACATCCTTCATAAATCGCAGGATGCGACATTAAG CTTAGCGAATAGCCTGGAGAAGTATACAGAGGCGGTGATTTTTCCGCAGAATTCAGAGAAAATTGAACATTATTCCGCTAACCTCATGATTGAATTGAATCAACCGAAAGGCAGCGGATGGTTTAACTTGCCACGTCAATTTAGCTTTTCTTCAAGTGCCTGTGGAGATGGTGACAGTGAAGGAACAACTGTTCTTACTATCGAAGTAACAGATTGGGAGCCTAAAT CGTTCAAGTTCTACGGTGATACTGACAGAATGAATACGAAGAGTAGTAGTGGCTCAACAGTTGTTAGGTCAGCAGTTATTGTGTACTACACAACCAAATTTTTCATTCCCGTTACTGGTGACGTAACTCCTGTAAGCGACAACGTCATGGTTTATGTACATGCGTTCGCAGACGATAAAGCGGTTGATTCTCTGACTGAACCAATATATGTGACGTTCCATCACCTTGTTGAAAATCATGATTTG TATGAAAGACCAAGTTTCCAATGCGCTGCTGGAGACATTACACCACTAAATGTGACAATTTCCGACCTGGAATTCACGCCAG TTTCACTATCATGGTCTGAAGCCGAATGTCATTTGAATTATACTAATGCCACGTTCACACGATGCTTGTGCCACGATCTTGATTTGATAAGTCTCATTGAAGAGTTAATCCCGCCAACAAAAAAACCCACCGAAGCACCATCGGGCTCATTCGATTGGCTG GGATTTCCTTACACCAAAGGCATTGCTATTGTCAGTTATATTGGGTATATATTATCTACAATTAgcttaattttgacaataatgACGTATGCTATATATCG CAACTTACGACGAGGTCGCCCGACTTTGATCCTTGTCAATCTGAGCGTTTCAGTATTGCTACTTCTGTTGGTACTCGTAATCAGTTCAACCATGACTAGTGGAATACGTGGTTGCCGTGTGGCAAACTTTCTTCGTTCATACTTCATACTTGTATCCATGATGTGGAATGGAGTAGAAGCTGTGAACCTGTACCTGGCCCTGGTGAAAGTGTTTACACAATACACTTCGCATTTTGTACTAAGAAGCGGTATCATAGCATGGG GGCTGCCATTATTTATAGTCTCTACTCCATTTCTCCTTTCTATGGAATGTTATGATGGAACATACTCGAACTGTGCATTCAC atgCACCTTGCGTAGAAAAACTTTCTACTGGGTGTTTGTTTTTCCCATGGCATTGATAGTTATTTTCAACGCAACGGTTTTTGGACTTGTTCTTAAAGTGATTAAAGACAAAGCACAGCATGACAGTATGTATCAAGTAGTTAA TCAGCTAAGAGGTGCAGTTGCCTTATTTGTTCTTCTTGGTCTTACGTGGGTGTTTGGTGCGGCTGCTATCATCAATTACAATTCAGTCAACACTCCGCTGCAAGTAACTCAAATCGTATGCCAG gcATTGTTTGTTATTGGATTAACCTTCCAAGGATTTTTTATCTTCGTGTTTCACTGCGCTCGATACAAAGATGTTCGTGAGCAATGGAAGATATCTCTATCATGTTTGAATGTAAAGAATCACTTGAGGAAGCGACGCCACAATCGACAAAAACGAAAATCATCCGACAGTCAGGCATCTACGTCAGACCTCGTTTCTTCGGCAACAATGCAGTTTACAATGATGGATACGAGTCTTTGA
- the LOC140044600 gene encoding cubilin-like isoform X1 has translation MRGWCVLFAIGALVALSESRYRSDAELKKLNLKDLISRQRRQASRYSKKYNEYIIDSAKILVDAIGTDFCEGNPFKGVQCFEENICVSWEEICDGYQTCALEQLPSCLNQTLKNYGYEDKSKCAGEEKQEWCGLRQFQPTRCGEDIELKAQGKVTITSPNYPARYEDDMDCYWSVKVPEGRQLTAIVTGFKTEPEVDYVSMGNGLTEDSTKKDRYIIYRHTGLKLPTPNNFTTSGNELFITFISDDWDREAGFKIDVADSEVYNPKVPVASSPFPFKVNEDCNEKIELAVNESRKIKSPNHPGNYNNSLSCVWSVKITPGRRAGITFTRMDVEERMDRIEVGSGAKPTLPEKVYTGRDLPDSFVSRTSELWVRLVTNGALTRTGFEAIVRDQPYNDCGGNIELPSGGSASIATPYYPDRSYTLDSFCLWQISAPPGTELSFFFRVFRTEYLFDSMSLGSGKEPAVNGENYAITLHTGRKLPNPANITIGENNAWLVFSSDYSTADKGFFVDVYDASDKKASTKFKPKEGPKLDTGCGDIVTVTDTLYELKSPGSPAYNPMMECTWLLSFPIAAELYVRFMRFETELSNDLFEMGRGNDPDDTDSVILSHSGSDRPDDFLLNSTDLWVRFRSNFLVEMKGWIVEFDSFPDTTCGGQFYVPEGGRTAIAAPGYPLGYPPNTKCTYIINAPPGKRIRATVQTFQTEGARDTLTVGDGCSKNDNKTIHIDGHFGFTLPDPVSFLSNEGALWMEFDTDVYGSDYQGFAISFEDTDLTFNGPEDAGGNPIYQCDSDTKPPLSKPGKPKPEGNPEPGPEGKPEPGPEGNPEPGPEGNPEPEGKPEPEGKPEPEGKPEPEGKPEPEGKPEPGPKANPEPEEGSGFVPGNREMY, from the exons ATGAGGGGCTGGTGCGTTCTTTTTGCCATAGGTGCATTGGTTGCTCTGTCTGAGTCCAGGTATCGCAGTGATGCTGAGCTT aaaaaattgaatttaaaagatCTCATCTCCAGACAACGGAGGCAGGCATCTCgatattctaaaaaatacaatgaaTACATTATTGACTCGGCTAAAATTCTTGTTGACGCAATAGGAACTGATT TCTGTGAGGGCAATCCATTTAAAGGAGTACAATGTTTCGAAGAGAACATCTGCGTGTCATGGGAAGAGATCTGTGATGGTTACCAAACGTGTGCACTTGAACAGCTACCGTCATGCCTAAATCAGACACTGAAAAACTATGGTTACGAAGATAAGTCAAAGTGTGCCGGTGAAGAGAAACAAGAATGGTGCGGATTACGTCAATTCCAACCTACAA GGTGTGGTGAAGATATTGAGTTAAAAGCCCAAGGTAAGGTTACCATCACATCACCAAACTACCCCGCCCGTTACGAAGACGACATGGACTGTTACTGGAGTGTCAAAGTACCCGAGGGACGTCAGCTTACAGCAATCGTTACAGGTTTCAAAACTGAACCAGAAGTGGACTACGTCAGTATGGGCAATGGACTCACAGAAGACTCAACG AAAAAAGATAGATATATCATTTACCGACATACTGGCTTGAAATTACCAACACCTAACAACTTCACGACGTCTGGAAATGAGTTGTTCATCACATTCATTAGCGATGATTGGGATAGAGAAGCCGGCTTTAAAATAGATGTAGCTGACTCTGAAGTGTACA ATCCGAAAGTTCCAGTTGCCAGTAGTCCGTTTCCTTTTAAAGTCAACGAAG ATTGCAATGAGAAAATTGAACTAGCTGTGAATGAATCAAGAAAAATCAAATCGCCTAACCACCCCGGTAACTATAACAACAGCCTATCGTGTGTATGGTCTGTCAAAATTACACCTGGACGCCGTGCAGGTATCACTTTTACGCGAATGGATGTTGAAGAGAGAATGGATAGGATAGAGGTAGGATCCGGAGCTAAGCCTACTCTACCAGAAAAGGTTTACACGGGGAG AGACTTACCGGATTCCTTTGTTTCAAGAACAAGCGAATTGTGGGTACGTTTAGTTACCAATGGTGCTTTGACGAGGACTGGTTTCGAAGCAATTGTTCGTGATCAGCCATACAACG ATTGTGGTGGCAATATTGAGCTTCCTTCTGGAGGAAGTGCATCCATTGCAACTCCGTACTATCCCGATCGTTCTTACACGCTAGATTCCTTCTGTCTCTGGCAGATCAGTGCCCCACCAGGTACTGAATTAAGTTTCTTCTTCAGAGTCTTCCGTACTGAGTATTTGTTTGATAGTATGAGCTTGGGAAGCGGAAAGGAACCTGCTGTCAATGGTGAAAATTATGCTATCACCTTACACACCGGTAGAAAACTACCAAATCCGGCTAACATAACTATTGGAGAAAACAATGCTTGGCTGGTATTTTCGTCTGACTACTCAACAGCAGACAAGGGCTTCTTCGTCGATGTATATGATGCTTCAGACAAAA aggCCAGCACAAAATTTAAGCCAAAGGAAGGCCCAAAGTTAGACACAG GTTGCGGTGACATCGTAACAGTAACGGACACTTTATATGAATTAAAATCACCCGGATCGCCTGCTTACAATCCAATGATGGAATGCACGTGGCTTCTATCTTTCCCCATAGCAGCAGAG CTTTATGTTCGTTTTATGCGATTTGAAACCGAGTTGTCGAACGACCTATTTGAAATGGGACGCGGCAACGACCCAGACGACACTGATAGCGTCATTCTGTCGCACAGTGGCAGTGATCGTCCGgacgattttcttttaaattcgACAGACTTGTGGGTACGATTCAGGTCAAATTTCCTCGTTGAAATGAAGGGATGGATAGTAGAATTTGATTCATTTCCTGATACGA CATGCGGAGGACAATTTTACGTACCGGAGGGAGGACGCACTGCCATCGCAGCTCCAGGTTACCCGTTGGGTTATCCTCCTAACACCAAATGCACTTACATCATCAATGCTCCACCAGGCAAGCGCATACGTGCAACTGTTCAGACGTTTCAAACGGAAGGAGCACGTGATACATTAACAGTTGGAGACGGATGCAGCAAAAACGATAATAAAACGATACATATTGATGGTCATTTCGGTTTTACCCTACCTGACCCAGTGTCGTTCCTTTCTAATGAAGGAGCCCTGTGGATGGAGTTTGATACCGATGTTTACGGCAGTGATTACCAAGGGTTCGCTATTTCCTTTGAAGATACAGACCTTACATTTA ACGGACCCGAAGACGCTGGTGGTAACCCAATATACCAATGTGATTCAGATACAAAGCCACCGCTAAGTAAACCAGGAAAACCAAAACCGGAAGGTAATCCAGAACCAGGACCAGAAGGTAAACCAGAACCAGGACCCGAAGGTAACCCAGAACCAGGACCGGAAGGTAATCCAGAACCAGAAGGTAAACCAGAACCAGAAGGTAAACCAGAACCAGAAGGTAAACCAGAACCAGAAGGTAAACCAGAACCAGAAGGTAAACCAGAACCAGGACCGAAAGCTAACCCAGAACCAGAAGAAGGAAGTGGATTTGTG CCTGGTAATCGTGAGATGTACTAG
- the LOC140044600 gene encoding cubilin-like isoform X2, whose amino-acid sequence MRGWCVLFAIGALVALSESRYRSDAELKKLNLKDLISRQRRQASRYSKKYNEYIIDSAKILVDAIGTDFCEGNPFKGVQCFEENICVSWEEICDGYQTCALEQLPSCLNQTLKNYGYEDKSKCAGEEKQEWCGLRQFQPTRCGEDIELKAQGKVTITSPNYPARYEDDMDCYWSVKVPEGRQLTAIVTGFKTEPEVDYVSMGNGLTEDSTKKDRYIIYRHTGLKLPTPNNFTTSGNELFITFISDDWDREAGFKIDVADSEVYNPKVPVASSPFPFKVNEDCNEKIELAVNESRKIKSPNHPGNYNNSLSCVWSVKITPGRRAGITFTRMDVEERMDRIEVGSGAKPTLPEKVYTGRDLPDSFVSRTSELWVRLVTNGALTRTGFEAIVRDQPYNDCGGNIELPSGGSASIATPYYPDRSYTLDSFCLWQISAPPGTELSFFFRVFRTEYLFDSMSLGSGKEPAVNGENYAITLHTGRKLPNPANITIGENNAWLVFSSDYSTADKGFFVDVYDASDKKASTKFKPKEGPKLDTGCGDIVTVTDTLYELKSPGSPAYNPMMECTWLLSFPIAAELYVRFMRFETELSNDLFEMGRGNDPDDTDSVILSHSGSDRPDDFLLNSTDLWVRFRSNFLVEMKGWIVEFDSFPDTTCGGQFYVPEGGRTAIAAPGYPLGYPPNTKCTYIINAPPGKRIRATVQTFQTEGARDTLTVGDGCSKNDNKTIHIDGHFGFTLPDPVSFLSNEGALWMEFDTDVYGSDYQGFAISFEDTDLTFNGPEDAGGNPIYQCDSDTKPPLSKPGKPKPEGNPEPGPEGKPEPGPEGNPEPGPEGNPEPEGKPEPEGKPEPEGKPEPGPKANPEPEEGSGFVPGNREMY is encoded by the exons ATGAGGGGCTGGTGCGTTCTTTTTGCCATAGGTGCATTGGTTGCTCTGTCTGAGTCCAGGTATCGCAGTGATGCTGAGCTT aaaaaattgaatttaaaagatCTCATCTCCAGACAACGGAGGCAGGCATCTCgatattctaaaaaatacaatgaaTACATTATTGACTCGGCTAAAATTCTTGTTGACGCAATAGGAACTGATT TCTGTGAGGGCAATCCATTTAAAGGAGTACAATGTTTCGAAGAGAACATCTGCGTGTCATGGGAAGAGATCTGTGATGGTTACCAAACGTGTGCACTTGAACAGCTACCGTCATGCCTAAATCAGACACTGAAAAACTATGGTTACGAAGATAAGTCAAAGTGTGCCGGTGAAGAGAAACAAGAATGGTGCGGATTACGTCAATTCCAACCTACAA GGTGTGGTGAAGATATTGAGTTAAAAGCCCAAGGTAAGGTTACCATCACATCACCAAACTACCCCGCCCGTTACGAAGACGACATGGACTGTTACTGGAGTGTCAAAGTACCCGAGGGACGTCAGCTTACAGCAATCGTTACAGGTTTCAAAACTGAACCAGAAGTGGACTACGTCAGTATGGGCAATGGACTCACAGAAGACTCAACG AAAAAAGATAGATATATCATTTACCGACATACTGGCTTGAAATTACCAACACCTAACAACTTCACGACGTCTGGAAATGAGTTGTTCATCACATTCATTAGCGATGATTGGGATAGAGAAGCCGGCTTTAAAATAGATGTAGCTGACTCTGAAGTGTACA ATCCGAAAGTTCCAGTTGCCAGTAGTCCGTTTCCTTTTAAAGTCAACGAAG ATTGCAATGAGAAAATTGAACTAGCTGTGAATGAATCAAGAAAAATCAAATCGCCTAACCACCCCGGTAACTATAACAACAGCCTATCGTGTGTATGGTCTGTCAAAATTACACCTGGACGCCGTGCAGGTATCACTTTTACGCGAATGGATGTTGAAGAGAGAATGGATAGGATAGAGGTAGGATCCGGAGCTAAGCCTACTCTACCAGAAAAGGTTTACACGGGGAG AGACTTACCGGATTCCTTTGTTTCAAGAACAAGCGAATTGTGGGTACGTTTAGTTACCAATGGTGCTTTGACGAGGACTGGTTTCGAAGCAATTGTTCGTGATCAGCCATACAACG ATTGTGGTGGCAATATTGAGCTTCCTTCTGGAGGAAGTGCATCCATTGCAACTCCGTACTATCCCGATCGTTCTTACACGCTAGATTCCTTCTGTCTCTGGCAGATCAGTGCCCCACCAGGTACTGAATTAAGTTTCTTCTTCAGAGTCTTCCGTACTGAGTATTTGTTTGATAGTATGAGCTTGGGAAGCGGAAAGGAACCTGCTGTCAATGGTGAAAATTATGCTATCACCTTACACACCGGTAGAAAACTACCAAATCCGGCTAACATAACTATTGGAGAAAACAATGCTTGGCTGGTATTTTCGTCTGACTACTCAACAGCAGACAAGGGCTTCTTCGTCGATGTATATGATGCTTCAGACAAAA aggCCAGCACAAAATTTAAGCCAAAGGAAGGCCCAAAGTTAGACACAG GTTGCGGTGACATCGTAACAGTAACGGACACTTTATATGAATTAAAATCACCCGGATCGCCTGCTTACAATCCAATGATGGAATGCACGTGGCTTCTATCTTTCCCCATAGCAGCAGAG CTTTATGTTCGTTTTATGCGATTTGAAACCGAGTTGTCGAACGACCTATTTGAAATGGGACGCGGCAACGACCCAGACGACACTGATAGCGTCATTCTGTCGCACAGTGGCAGTGATCGTCCGgacgattttcttttaaattcgACAGACTTGTGGGTACGATTCAGGTCAAATTTCCTCGTTGAAATGAAGGGATGGATAGTAGAATTTGATTCATTTCCTGATACGA CATGCGGAGGACAATTTTACGTACCGGAGGGAGGACGCACTGCCATCGCAGCTCCAGGTTACCCGTTGGGTTATCCTCCTAACACCAAATGCACTTACATCATCAATGCTCCACCAGGCAAGCGCATACGTGCAACTGTTCAGACGTTTCAAACGGAAGGAGCACGTGATACATTAACAGTTGGAGACGGATGCAGCAAAAACGATAATAAAACGATACATATTGATGGTCATTTCGGTTTTACCCTACCTGACCCAGTGTCGTTCCTTTCTAATGAAGGAGCCCTGTGGATGGAGTTTGATACCGATGTTTACGGCAGTGATTACCAAGGGTTCGCTATTTCCTTTGAAGATACAGACCTTACATTTA ACGGACCCGAAGACGCTGGTGGTAACCCAATATACCAATGTGATTCAGATACAAAGCCACCGCTAAGTAAACCAGGAAAACCAAAACCGGAAGGTAATCCAGAACCAGGACCAGAAGGTAAACCAGAACCAGGACCCGAAGGTAACCCAGAACCAGGACCGGAAGGTAATCCAGAACCAGAAGGTAAACCAGAACCAGAAGGTAAACCAGAACCAGAAG GTAAACCAGAACCAGGACCGAAAGCTAACCCAGAACCAGAAGAAGGAAGTGGATTTGTG CCTGGTAATCGTGAGATGTACTAG